A window of Polyodon spathula isolate WHYD16114869_AA chromosome 30, ASM1765450v1, whole genome shotgun sequence contains these coding sequences:
- the acat1 gene encoding acetyl-CoA acetyltransferase, mitochondrial codes for MESCRYLTMHARFCRRLLAAKYFSRNYASGPTLNEVVIVSAVRTPIGSYKGCLSTVPATRLGSIAIKGAVEKAGIPVEEVKEVYMGNVLQAGEGQAPTRQALLGAGLPICTPATTINKVCASGMKSIMMAVWTPCSHLKDVMVAGGMESMSNVPYVMSRETPPYGGVKLEDLIVKDGLTDVYNKFHMGNCAENTAKKSSIPRDEQDAYAINSYTRSRTAWETGVLAKEIVPVSIPQKGKPEIVVTEDEEYKRVDFSKVPKLKAVFQKENGTITAANASTLNDGAAALVLMTADAAKRLNATPLAKIIAFADAAVDPIDFPIAPAFAVPKILKAAGMKMEDIAMWEINEAFSVVVLANIKMLGIDPKKVNINGGAVSLGHPIGMSGARIVGHMVHNLKSGQYGLAGICNGGGGASAILIQRC; via the exons ATGGAATCTTGTAGGTATTTGACGATGCACGCGCGGTTTTGTCGCAGGTTACTG GCTGCTAAATACTTCTCCAGAAACTATGCATCTGGGCCAACTTTAaat GAGGTGGTTATAGTTAGTGCTGTTCGGACTCCCATTGGGTCATACAAGGGGTGTCTTTCCACAGTACCAGCAACAAGACTGGGTTCCATTGCAATCAAGGGGGCTGTTGAGAAAGCGG GTATCCCAGTGGAGGAGGTGAAGGAGGTGTACATGGGCAATGTGCTTCAGGCTGGGGAAGGGCAGGCTCCAACCAGGCAGGCCCTTTTGGGTGCAG GATTGCCAATTTGCACCCCAGCCACCACTATCAATAAAGTGTGCGCTTCAGGAATGAAATCCATTATGATGGCAGTGTGGACACCATGTTCTCATTTAAAA GATGTCATGGTAGCTGGTGGGATGGAGAGCATGTCGAATGTCCCGTACGTCATGAGCAGAGAGACGCCGCCCTACGGAGGGGTAAAGCTCGAGGACCTCATTGTAAAAGATGGTCTAACAGATGTCTACAACAAGTTTCACATG GGAAATTGTGCAGAAAACACTGCCAAGAAGTCCAGCATTCCCAGAGATGAACAAGATGCCTATGCCATTAACTCTTACACCAGGAGTCGGACCGCTTGGGAAACTGGGGTGCTGGCCAAAGAGATTGTTCCAGTCAGCATTCCACAGAAAG GCAAACCAGAGATTGTTGTGACAGAGGATGAAGAATACAAACGTGTGGATTTCAGCAAAGTGCCCAAACTGAAAGCCGTCTTCCAAAAGGAGAACG GCACTATCACCGCAGCCAATGCCAGCACTTTGAATGACGGTGCAGCTGCTTTAGTTCTTATGACTGCTGATGCAGCCAAAAGACTCAACGCCACCCCTCTGGCAAAGATTATTG CGTTTGCAGATGCGGCTGTTGATCCAATTGACTTTCCAATCGCGCCTGCGTTTGCTGTACCAAAG attctgaAAGCCGCTGGCATGAAGATGGAAGACATTGCTATGTGGGAGATCAATGAAGCCTTTAGCGTCGTCGTTCTGGCCAACATCAAAATGCTGGGTATTGATCCCAAGAAAGTCAACATCAACGGAGGAGCTGTGTCTCTCGGTCACCCGATTGG CATGTCTGGAGCAAGAATTGTCGGCCACATGGTCCATAACCTGAAATCCGGACAGTATGGACTTGCTGGAATCTGCAACGGAGGAGGAGGTGCTTCTGCAATTCTTATTCAGAGATGCTAA